CTGGCTCCGAAATTACAAGTAGCTGTAGGCTTTCCTTCAAAATAATCGTCTCCAACTCTGCTTGTTTTTTCATCCTCTCTTGCTTCAACGTCGCTTGAATGTTCTTCGCAATCTCCATTATCTCACCAAGTTGTGCAATCATCTTGTCACAACTCACAGATATGGATTTCCAGAAATCCTTGTCTCCCATCGGAACCTGGCTCTGATACCAAGTTGATATGAACCAAAAAGCTTACTTCCTTTTAACCTAATCTCTCTTAGAGATTAAGTTAATTCTTGGAAGCTTGTTTATTATTAATAATATGAAACTCTTATATAGGAATACAACTTTGTACAATATGGAAAACTCTTAAACTAATATAAAAAGGAAAACTTCAAAACCAATTATTAAATAGAAAATTACCAAAACTCTTAATGTAAAATATCTTAATCTATCTAACCATAGTCACGTATCACTCGACTGCATATAACGAGTCAGACTCTACCCAAAGGTTCAGAATGCCCATTCGCACAGCCATCTCCCCCGTTTGACCGTCGGTTGATTTGCACTAAACTTGGATGATAAGGGGAAAACACATGTTGCACTTCAAACTTTCTAGAGAAATTTAAATTCACTTCACCGATGTTCATAGATCTGAAGTATCCATCTTCTCTAATGATGTAAGCTGTTAGTTGGAGCTTGGTTGAGTAATTTCGGCTTTCATGGATTATCACAGCGACTTTATTCTCCTCATCAACGAAGACTAAATCAGCTTTCCAATTGCACAGAAAATCCCTGACTGGTACCATTGATCCCATATCCACCTTTAAAAACTTGCTCCACGACACCGCGTTGGCCTCAATCTTATTCGTAACCCAAAACTCCAATGTCACAAACGATTGATAAAAACCATAACAATGTGCAGCAAGTTTATCTTCCCTAACTGTAGATAAAGCTACAGTATCCGTATAATAATAATAAGAGCTAAACGGGGGAGGCATGTGCTGTACAAATCTCTCACTTGTATAATCAAAACATAGCAAACAATTTTCCCAAGATGCTAAATACTCATAATGATTTCTCTTTTTACGAGTTGTTCGTCTGATCACTCTAGCCAAAAGGTAAGTAGATCCCGCCAAATTCACGAGGCTGTGATAAGAATTTATTTTATAGTCGGGGAAGACACCAAGAAAGCTCCATAAATCAGAACTAAAGTCGTAGATTTCCAACTCAATGCCTAGGCCATAATAATGACTAGTACTAAGTCTCAAAATTTTATAGTTACGGACCTTACTGTTGTTGTCGTAACCAATAGCATACATGTCTGATTTTCCGTAACATATTCTCGGTCTGATCCACCTTGTTTGCGCAAGATAAGGGTTCCACACCAAGAGTTTGGAGTTGTCATTGGTGACGCATAACAGTAAGCCATCACAGTGAATTACTCTAGATACCTCGACTTGATCAAGTAAATCTAATTTCTTCGTGGATGGATCGACCAAATTGTTGTGATTGCTGATGATTCCTTGGATATCGACTCTAAAGGGGCAAATCTTATTAGATATCATCATGAACCCTTGAAACTCATGATGCTGCCTTGATGTTTCGTTACCAAGGATAAATT
This sequence is a window from Brassica oleracea var. oleracea cultivar TO1000 chromosome C1, BOL, whole genome shotgun sequence. Protein-coding genes within it:
- the LOC106300955 gene encoding putative F-box protein At4g17200, which produces MTMCDDLPHDLIREKILTNVPITSLRAVRCTCKLWNALSKEFILGNETSRQHHEFQGFMMISNKICPFRVDIQGIISNHNNLVDPSTKKLDLLDQVEVSRVIHCDGLLLCVTNDNSKLLVWNPYLAQTRWIRPRICYGKSDMYAIGYDNNSKVRNYKILRLSTSHYYGLGIELEIYDFSSDLWSFLGVFPDYKINSYHSLVNLAGSTYLLARVIRRTTRKKRNHYEYLASWENCLLCFDYTSERFVQHMPPPFSSYYYYTDTVALSTVREDKLAAHCYGFYQSFVTLEFWVTNKIEANAVSWSKFLKVDMGSMVPVRDFLCNWKADLVFVDEENKVAVIIHESRNYSTKLQLTAYIIREDGYFRSMNIGEVNLNFSRKFEVQHVFSPYHPSLVQINRRSNGGDGCANGHSEPLGRV